AACGTGGATGTTCTTGACTGTTATCTGCAGGTTGTCAACAATCTTGGTGACCAGACTTTCGGTGAAGCTCTGGGTGCGCTTCTGCTCTTCTTGGCTGAGCCCTTCTTGAGATCTCTCCTTGAGCAACTCGGCTGAGTCCAGCTTCTCCATTTTTATCCTCTGCTTccgcctctcctcctcctcttcattgtattcggcctcctcctttggGGACGCGAGAAGAAACACATCTTCGATGAAGATCTTGACCGGCGCACCACGTAGATTGGACCAGGGGATTACTAATGTGAGCTCTCCTAGATGCCCCTCAATAACGTTTATTGGAAGTTTGAGCTGGTCGAGGGCCTCCCGGCGCAATTCGAGATTGCGTAGCTTGACATCTCCGGACCAGATGCCGACCTTGAGCTGTGTTGGGTCAAAGTTCTTGACATACATGCCCAAGAAGCGGTTGAGCAGGCCAGCTACCAGGCCTTCCAACATCTTGACTGTGTGGTGCCGTTACCCGGGCAGGGAACTGTCGTGTGTGTGGTTTATGGCGCGTGGTGCGGAGGACGCATTGGTAGGAATTACTCGCAATTTAGAAGTTGGTAAAACAGCCGTGAGTATCGATATTACGTTGGTAGAATCGTCAGGTCATGCCACGGAATCGCAACGGCAAAGAGAGGCTCGTGTATTGTGACTTCGTTGCAACTGGGAGTCAGGACAGATAGGTGTCAGTGATTATTGCTCTGTGGGTTCACGAAGCGGGGTTCTGGCATTGGGGAACGGGGACAGGGGGCTCATTACTTCAGATATCGCAATTAGGGAGAGTCAATAGAATGGAGGCGCACCAGGTGTGGGAGAAGATGACAATAAGGTAGTGGTTCTTGGTGCCGGAGCCGTCAGGTTTTTGGGCTTTGGAGAAGCGTCGGGTTCTTCGAGGTGCCGATGACGACTTGGTCTGCTTTGCACTTTCTGGCTCTGCCTGCCGTTGGTGCCCGCGCTGAAGATTCCAGAGCTCGGGCCACCTGACTGCGGGGATCCGCCAGAACGGTAGGTTTACGGTGGGGTGCAGTTCAACAGCCACTGGGAAAGTATGTGTTGCCGTTGGGAAGATACCTATCATCAaccaggatgatggggtaTCTTAAAGACGTAACTCATGTCCTGATATTACATGTATAAATCTGACCAAACATCTGGTCAGATAGGCATTTGTTTGCTCTGTCTCCAGTGTCTTGACTCTGCATTCCATGACTTTGGAGATAGCGGGGCATCAAAAAGCAAGCCACACGCCAGGGTGCTGTTAGCCACTCCTTGGCCTGTTATCAGGCTTGAGCAATCACAGTGCTCCGACTGCCCCACTCGCAACCTCAATTACGTCACTGGGGAACACCGGGGGCAGCTTCCAGTATCAAGAAGGCAACGATTCAAGGCACCATTGGAAAGAAAGACTGGACGGCCGGAAAGACGGAATGGCTTTGATGTTGTGGTCGTCATATTCCCCATAATGAAATTTGATAAATCTCCTCTTTCCAGTGCtgccatcccatctcatctctcTAATGAACTGAATgtccctttccttttctgCATGTCCCACGCGCTCGCTTCCCGTCTTTCCTGAAGTACACGATCAGGAGCAGGGATACCATTAACCATTCAACATTAAACAACTCCAAATCCCACGATTGTCTTGTCTCGCCCAAAATGTTGCGTGGTTTCCGACCGGCTATTGGCCGAGCCCAAGCTCTGTCTACAACCCTTCGAACACCTCCCATCCGcccctctcccgcctccaAGAGCCTCCTCAAACATTCCAGCACCTCGTCCAGACCACAAGTCACCACCCAACCGAGATTGCTGCCCTACTTCATCCGCACGCAATATtccaccaaaccacccgTGCAACCCACCCAGATAGACAAGCAACACGAGCAAGAAATCGCCCAACACAAGCTCGAAGCCCGACCAGACGAGgtctcaaccacctcaaccgtCCGCAAATCCATCGAAACTGCACAATCCAAACCCGACGATGTAGACTTTGGCAAGGAACTGCGCGATGACCTGGTATGCAcccttcctttccttccccacccctccgACTCGGCCGAGTTACTGACACAATGTCATAGCACACGGTCAAAGACACCTTCGCCCTCGGCTCCGTCCCCCGAGAACCctacctcctcggcctggcCGGGACCTTGCCGTATCTCGGCACCTCCCTCGCAACAGTTTACCTCTCTTGGAACCTCAACGCCAAATTTCCCACCGACTCCAACTTTCTCAACAGCTTCATGTTCACCAATGAGGCTGCCTCCCAGTGGCTTCACTTTCTTGAGCCGATTCAAGTCGGCTATGGCGTGGCGCTCATCTCGTTTTTAGGCGCCATTCACTGGGGTCTTGAATTTGCGGAAAAGAACTTCTCCCGTGAGAGAACGCGCCTGCGCTATGCCATCGGTGTCGCTGCGCCGCTGGTTGCATGGCCCACTACGTTTTTCCCCATTGAATGGGCGTTGATTACCCAATTTCTGGCGTTTACGGGATTGTACTTTGCGGATGCGAGAGcgatggtgagggggtgggcgCCGAGTTGGTATCAGACTTATCGCTTTGTTTTGACGGCTATAGTAGGGGGTTCGTTGCTGATCAGTCTGGtggcgaggacgaagatTGGGGAGAGTCATGCGAGATTGTCGGGtggggagttgaaggattTGTTGAGGGCTGAGGATCCGAAGAATGAGTATCATAattgggagaaggaggaggagaaggaaagggcgaggttgaggaaggagaaggagaaggagaagaagaaggaggaggaggcggagaggaagaagaaggaggaagagaagagtaaggggaagaagggggataAGAAGGAAGGTGataagaaggagaagaaggatgataagaaggacgagaagcaggaggataagaagaaggatcagaaggaagaggatgaaaagaccaagaagagcgATGATAACCCTGAGGAGCCAAGCAAGGATCGTGCTGAGAGCAAGGATGGCGGTGCCCAAGAtaaaaagaaggagcagaTTGGTAGCCAGGATGGCGGAAACAGGAAGAACAGCGAGAAGCACGACAGTTAAGGGGCTCCTGGAGATGTAGTAATGTCGTTACGGATGATGAGCTATTGAGGGTAAGGGGGTGGTATTTCGGATCAGGTTTCATTTGTCTTGCATGAAGGTTATGGCGTCGATATTCCCATGCTGTGTAGTATAAAATCAACGTGAAGTTATCTCTCTACGCTCGGCATGACTTCCTACCATCCCGACCAGAACCAGCCCTCCgattttcttcttttctccccCAGTGCGGTGTCGAACGAGTCTGGAGTCATCCTGTGGGTGTCCATGTCAGCTGATGGCTTCTTATAACAGAAGCTGAGGGTGCTAACTTACCTTGGAGGATCTCATGCCAGATCCGCTGGTGATCGACTTGGCAGCAGCGATGGCATCAAACAGCTGTGCCTTGTTATTACCAACAGGCGCGGACACTTTGATCTTGCCACCAGTGGAAGAGCTCTTGACTTGGTAGGTTGTCCTGTGGTAGGTTTGAAGACGCGTCGCTTCGGGGACGCCAACATCGGTGCTGTCGTGAGGCGGGGGGGTAGTAGGAGGCTTCTTGGCCTGATCCTGATGAGGGCCGGAGTAATATGGCGTTGTGATCGGGACGAGGGTGCCGTCTGGGAGGTTCTGGTAAGTTACCGCTATTGCTTCGGATGGCTGCCGCAGAGGGTTTGGCTGTTGACGAGGGGGTACGTTTGGTAGTGCTGGTGTTGATAGTATGATGTAGCcagagg
The sequence above is a segment of the Podospora pseudoanserina strain CBS 124.78 chromosome 5, whole genome shotgun sequence genome. Coding sequences within it:
- a CDS encoding hypothetical protein (EggNog:ENOG503NY6K; COG:U); the encoded protein is MLRGFRPAIGRAQALSTTLRTPPIRPSPASKSLLKHSSTSSRPQVTTQPRLLPYFIRTQYSTKPPVQPTQIDKQHEQEIAQHKLEARPDEVSTTSTVRKSIETAQSKPDDVDFGKELRDDLHTVKDTFALGSVPREPYLLGLAGTLPYLGTSLATVYLSWNLNAKFPTDSNFLNSFMFTNEAASQWLHFLEPIQVGYGVALISFLGAIHWGLEFAEKNFSRERTRLRYAIGVAAPLVAWPTTFFPIEWALITQFLAFTGLYFADARAMVRGWAPSWYQTYRFVLTAIVGGSLLISLVARTKIGESHARLSGGELKDLLRAEDPKNEYHNWEKEEEKERARLRKEKEKEKKKEEEAERKKKEEEKSKGKKGDKKEGDKKEKKDDKKDEKQEDKKKDQKEEDEKTKKSDDNPEEPSKDRAESKDGGAQDKKKEQIGSQDGGNRKNSEKHDS